In a genomic window of Nitrosarchaeum sp.:
- the sufC gene encoding Fe-S cluster assembly ATPase SufC, with translation MAVLEIKDLHVTREGKEILKGVNLKTGPGEVHAIMGPNGSGKSTLAYTLLAHPKYEVTKGDILLDGESILELSADERAKKGLFLGFQYPTEVSGVGFSHFLRTAYNSLSKALQGDDREVFITVREFQKYLKDNLNKVGLKEEFLSRYLNEGFSGGEKKRAEVLQMAVLKPKISILDEPDSGLDIDAVQAVAQAISKVAGKDSTIIVITHYARILKFLDKLDYVHVFARGQVLKTGDASLADKLESEGYDWVLEQKA, from the coding sequence ATGGCAGTACTTGAGATTAAAGATCTTCATGTTACTCGTGAGGGTAAAGAAATTCTCAAAGGAGTAAATTTGAAAACAGGTCCAGGAGAAGTACATGCAATCATGGGACCGAATGGTTCTGGAAAAAGTACTTTAGCATATACATTACTTGCACATCCAAAATACGAAGTTACTAAAGGAGATATTTTGTTAGATGGAGAAAGCATTTTAGAATTATCAGCTGATGAACGTGCAAAAAAAGGATTATTCCTAGGATTTCAATATCCTACCGAAGTTTCAGGTGTTGGTTTTTCACATTTTCTTAGAACAGCTTACAATTCATTAAGTAAAGCACTTCAAGGTGACGATAGAGAAGTATTCATCACAGTAAGAGAATTTCAAAAATACCTTAAAGATAATTTAAACAAAGTTGGATTAAAAGAAGAATTTCTTTCAAGATATCTAAATGAAGGATTTTCAGGAGGAGAAAAGAAACGTGCCGAAGTATTGCAGATGGCAGTTTTAAAACCAAAGATTTCAATTTTAGATGAACCAGATTCAGGATTAGACATAGATGCCGTTCAAGCAGTTGCACAAGCAATTAGCAAAGTTGCTGGAAAAGATTCCACAATAATTGTTATTACACATTATGCAAGAATTTTGAAATTTTTAGATAAATTAGATTATGTCCACGTGTTTGCAAGAGGTCAAGTTTTAAAGACGGGTGACGCATCGCTTGCAGACAAATTAGAAAGCGAAGGATATGATTGGGTTTTAGAACAAAAAGCATAA
- a CDS encoding transcription initiation factor IIB, whose translation MNILQPQSCPECKSSLVDDIQNGEIICSGCGVVVADQMVDYGPETKSSNLEDKMKLARATGQTTYSQHDLGITTEISISTKDFSGKTINHQVANQMHNLRKWQQRVRVSSPRERRLANVLSKMGETCDGLNLSKNVLETASMIYRNLDGHVEVKGKSVSSITAATIYMACKQCDVVRSLEEICRGICAPKDVKSKTKLAAKYYRTMVMEMGQVSAPVVTMNKYISKIANMTQTEVRVERLALEIAEKTKDSNIADGKAPNGIAAAYLYVASVLLGQNVLQRDVSSIAGVTEVTIRNRCKEILTCYKLKITLRPSLAKF comes from the coding sequence ATGAACATATTACAACCCCAAAGCTGTCCTGAATGTAAATCATCATTAGTAGATGACATTCAGAATGGTGAAATAATCTGCTCTGGTTGCGGCGTAGTTGTTGCAGATCAGATGGTAGATTATGGTCCAGAAACAAAGAGCTCAAATCTCGAAGACAAGATGAAGCTAGCAAGAGCAACAGGACAAACAACTTATTCTCAACATGATTTGGGAATAACAACTGAGATATCAATTAGCACAAAAGATTTTAGTGGAAAAACAATCAACCACCAAGTTGCTAATCAAATGCACAATCTCAGAAAATGGCAACAAAGGGTACGCGTTTCTTCACCAAGAGAAAGAAGATTGGCAAATGTTTTATCAAAAATGGGTGAAACATGTGATGGTCTAAATCTTTCAAAAAATGTCTTGGAAACAGCTTCTATGATTTACAGAAACTTGGATGGACATGTAGAGGTAAAAGGAAAATCTGTATCAAGTATTACAGCAGCTACAATTTACATGGCATGCAAACAATGCGATGTTGTAAGATCATTAGAAGAAATTTGTAGAGGAATATGTGCACCAAAAGATGTCAAGTCAAAAACAAAACTTGCAGCAAAATACTATAGAACCATGGTAATGGAAATGGGCCAAGTAAGCGCTCCAGTTGTTACTATGAACAAATACATCTCAAAGATTGCAAACATGACACAAACTGAAGTTAGAGTTGAAAGACTAGCCTTAGAAATAGCAGAAAAAACTAAAGACAGTAATATTGCAGACGGAAAAGCACCAAACGGAATTGCAGCCGCATATCTATATGTAGCCTCAGTTTTGTTAGGACAAAATGTCCTTCAAAGAGACGTCTCAAGTATTGCAGGTGTCACAGAAGTAACAATCAGAAACAGATGTAAAGAGATTCTAACATGCTATAAACTCAAAATTACTTTGAGACCGTCTCTGGCCAAATTTTAA
- a CDS encoding H/ACA ribonucleoprotein complex subunit GAR1 yields MQEVGEIMHLAGSGRVIIQLTEKLDEGAILCDETGTKVAKVMELIGPIKRPFASATPLTNNIKKYIGKSVFAFEHSPANTQKFRRRRK; encoded by the coding sequence TTGCAGGAGGTAGGTGAAATAATGCACTTAGCCGGTAGCGGCAGAGTGATCATTCAGCTGACTGAAAAGTTAGATGAAGGAGCAATACTCTGTGACGAGACAGGAACTAAAGTAGCAAAAGTAATGGAATTAATTGGTCCAATAAAAAGACCGTTTGCGTCAGCAACTCCGTTAACAAACAACATCAAAAAATACATTGGCAAAAGCGTTTTTGCATTTGAACATTCTCCTGCAAACACACAAAAATTTAGGAGAAGAAGAAAATGA
- a CDS encoding signal recognition particle subunit SRP19/SEC65 family protein yields MKDYEHVVIWLDYFNKTLPRDKGRKLEKEKCVFDPSLKELTEAAQAAGFEITETDEKVRFPRRPYVRSGYIILPKGTTKTNILNKISEKLVSKRAKQTK; encoded by the coding sequence ATGAAAGATTACGAACATGTCGTAATCTGGCTAGATTATTTTAACAAGACATTACCAAGAGATAAAGGAAGGAAATTAGAAAAAGAGAAATGTGTTTTTGACCCTTCGCTAAAAGAATTAACAGAAGCTGCACAAGCAGCAGGATTTGAAATCACAGAGACTGATGAAAAAGTAAGATTTCCAAGAAGACCATATGTCAGGTCAGGTTACATAATTTTACCAAAAGGAACTACTAAGACAAATATTCTTAACAAGATTTCAGAAAAATTAGTTTCAAAAAGAGCCAAGCAAACAAAATAA
- a CDS encoding 30S ribosomal protein S8e: protein MRKSVENLATSKITGGRRKPARIRRKYEIDRYPNESVTGAQITVTRRVRGNNKKTALKTIDFVNLATGDSKVKKIKILKVLENATNNDYQRRGIITKGAILETDAGKCRVVSKPGQTGIVNAVLIK from the coding sequence GTGCGAAAATCAGTAGAAAATCTTGCAACCAGTAAAATAACTGGAGGTAGAAGAAAGCCAGCAAGAATTAGACGAAAATATGAAATCGATAGATATCCAAATGAATCTGTCACAGGTGCACAAATAACAGTCACCAGACGAGTAAGAGGAAATAATAAAAAAACAGCTTTGAAAACAATTGATTTTGTAAACTTAGCAACAGGAGATTCCAAAGTTAAGAAAATTAAAATTCTCAAAGTATTAGAAAATGCTACAAACAATGATTATCAAAGAAGAGGCATCATTACCAAAGGTGCAATATTAGAAACAGATGCAGGAAAATGCAGAGTTGTTTCTAAACCAGGACAAACAGGAATAGTTAACGCAGTTTTAATAAAGTGA
- the scpB gene encoding SMC-Scp complex subunit ScpB encodes MTKNDSNDEAIARIEAALYSAGRPLKIEDLIRASGTESRTKTYEILNELMKKTKSAFKALEIVTLPDGSYVFQLKPEYSSTIKRYASKPILPNATLKTLSYIAYMQPISSKQLVETRGSGVYEHLKELRQLDFITHQNVGRLKIYNTTEKFQKYFGIQGDVENLKQRLFSKVRKTAKMSETNPSPEIITKLN; translated from the coding sequence TTGACAAAAAACGATTCAAATGATGAAGCAATAGCTAGAATCGAAGCAGCGCTTTATTCTGCAGGTAGACCTTTAAAAATAGAGGATTTGATCAGAGCTTCAGGCACGGAATCACGAACAAAAACATATGAAATTCTCAACGAGTTAATGAAAAAGACAAAATCAGCATTTAAGGCATTGGAGATAGTCACACTCCCTGATGGCTCATATGTATTTCAATTAAAACCAGAATACAGTTCAACAATCAAAAGATATGCATCAAAACCCATTCTTCCAAATGCAACCCTGAAAACATTATCATACATTGCATATATGCAACCAATTTCATCAAAACAACTTGTTGAAACTAGAGGTTCTGGAGTATACGAACATCTCAAAGAATTAAGACAGTTAGACTTTATCACTCATCAAAATGTAGGTAGATTAAAAATTTACAATACAACAGAAAAATTCCAGAAATATTTTGGCATACAAGGAGATGTAGAAAACCTCAAGCAAAGACTATTTTCCAAAGTGAGAAAAACAGCAAAGATGTCAGAAACAAACCCCTCACCTGAAATAATCACAAAACTAAACTAA
- a CDS encoding chromosome segregation protein ScpA → MSEEQTPNGISQAPVNILFNPSSVAKKDVWDIDLIQILDLLIKILEKSGKKDLRVAGMAALSSSLIYRMKVESIFALQRAAMEKKPIRQRTDVDIELIDIPYRHESTYPVSLDDLLGLLQNLIGTIANPQSRRNKLNIEPIEAPDFQEYFISLESIIGKYEDLIIKKITDLGYGMLQDIIKDLDGVDSIRCFFAILFLARDEKIDLEQIEDDIKIILIKEKLTN, encoded by the coding sequence GTGAGCGAAGAACAGACTCCTAATGGTATTTCACAAGCACCGGTAAACATTCTGTTTAATCCATCATCTGTTGCTAAAAAAGATGTATGGGATATTGATCTTATTCAAATTCTTGATTTATTAATTAAAATTCTTGAAAAAAGTGGGAAAAAAGATCTTAGAGTTGCAGGAATGGCTGCACTATCATCTTCTTTGATTTATAGAATGAAAGTAGAAAGTATTTTTGCGTTACAGCGTGCTGCAATGGAGAAAAAACCAATTAGACAAAGAACCGATGTAGACATAGAGTTAATCGATATACCATATAGACATGAATCAACCTATCCTGTTTCATTAGATGATCTGTTAGGATTACTTCAAAATTTGATTGGTACAATAGCCAATCCACAATCCAGAAGAAACAAGCTGAATATAGAACCGATAGAAGCTCCAGATTTTCAAGAGTATTTTATTTCTCTTGAAAGCATTATTGGGAAATACGAAGATTTGATCATTAAAAAAATTACAGACTTGGGATACGGTATGCTTCAGGACATAATAAAAGATCTTGACGGAGTTGATTCAATTAGATGCTTTTTTGCAATTCTATTTTTGGCAAGAGACGAAAAAATAGACTTGGAACAAATAGAAGACGACATCAAAATCATTCTGATAAAGGAGAAGTTAACAAACTGA
- a CDS encoding alcohol dehydrogenase, producing the protein MKSARITGPNDPLVLVETETPHPKDNQVLVKVKAVGVCHSDLHLWEGGYDLGDGKFMKVTDRGVKYPVTPGHEIVGTVEELGNNVKGYSKGDEVLVYPWVGCGVCPACKVENENLCDAPKSLGVFQDGGYSQYSLVPDFKYLAKLNGVDPESATSLACSGLTAYNAIKKSNQNSPEFLVIIGAGGLGLMGVQIAHSITKSKIICVDLDDQKLEIAKKMGADFVFNSKDPDTTQKIISTCNGKGADSVVDFVNAPPTAKMGLAVLRKRGNLVLVGLFGGSMELSLVAIPLKSIIIQGAYTGNYTDMVELLDLARKGTINPMISKRYSLDAANTALEDLKARKIVGRAVINP; encoded by the coding sequence ATGAAATCTGCTAGGATTACTGGTCCTAATGACCCTCTAGTGCTTGTTGAAACAGAGACCCCTCATCCTAAAGATAATCAAGTCCTAGTCAAAGTTAAAGCCGTAGGTGTATGTCATAGTGATCTGCACCTTTGGGAGGGTGGATATGATTTAGGCGATGGTAAATTTATGAAAGTAACTGATAGGGGAGTAAAATATCCTGTAACTCCTGGACATGAAATTGTTGGGACCGTAGAAGAATTAGGTAATAATGTAAAGGGTTATTCAAAAGGTGATGAAGTTTTAGTTTATCCTTGGGTCGGATGCGGTGTATGCCCTGCTTGTAAAGTTGAAAATGAAAATTTATGTGATGCACCAAAATCCCTCGGTGTTTTTCAAGATGGCGGATATTCTCAATACTCGCTTGTTCCTGATTTCAAATATTTGGCAAAACTAAACGGTGTGGATCCAGAGTCTGCAACTTCGCTTGCATGTTCAGGGTTAACAGCTTATAATGCAATTAAAAAATCAAATCAAAATTCACCCGAATTTTTGGTAATAATTGGTGCAGGCGGATTAGGTTTGATGGGGGTACAAATTGCACACTCTATTACAAAATCTAAAATTATTTGTGTAGATTTAGATGATCAAAAATTAGAAATAGCAAAAAAAATGGGCGCTGATTTTGTTTTCAATTCCAAAGATCCTGATACTACTCAAAAAATAATTTCAACTTGTAATGGAAAGGGCGCTGACAGTGTTGTTGATTTTGTAAATGCTCCTCCAACTGCAAAAATGGGGCTAGCAGTTCTAAGAAAGAGAGGAAATCTTGTCTTAGTTGGTTTGTTTGGAGGATCTATGGAATTATCTCTAGTTGCAATTCCTCTGAAATCCATTATAATTCAAGGAGCTTACACTGGAAATTATACTGATATGGTCGAATTGTTGGATTTAGCTCGAAAAGGAACCATTAATCCAATGATCTCAAAGAGATATTCTCTTGATGCTGCAAACACTGCTTTAGAGGATCTTAAAGCACGTAAGATTGTTGGACGTGCAGTGATTAATCCTTGA
- a CDS encoding response regulator, translating to MTSKINYEVALTHLKNKQFLTAHNLFLNQAESIKKTENLKSAFLYMLAAECKTRQGKESKEEIEKACNLFLEYSKNKTSKNIQGALLCAAKCLLSLGEYDKAKISYQKAKSMISSTIEVFRPVVIIDDSKAVSMKLKNYVEKLGYGEILIYENGKNGIKGCQKLFSTNKNPIVLLDMGLPDLEGDVVATKLLKENLDLQIIVITADEKTTQRVNKTISSGVSAFIQKPFTLDEIKKAISIAESEYSLLQQ from the coding sequence ATGACTTCCAAGATAAATTATGAAGTGGCATTAACTCATTTGAAAAATAAACAATTCCTCACAGCTCATAATTTATTTCTAAATCAAGCTGAATCTATAAAAAAAACTGAAAATCTGAAATCTGCTTTTTTGTATATGTTAGCTGCAGAATGCAAAACTAGACAAGGTAAAGAATCCAAAGAGGAAATTGAAAAAGCCTGTAATTTATTTTTAGAATATTCTAAAAATAAAACTTCAAAAAATATTCAAGGCGCATTACTATGTGCCGCAAAATGTCTGTTGAGTCTCGGTGAATATGATAAAGCAAAAATTTCATATCAAAAAGCAAAATCTATGATTTCTTCAACCATTGAAGTTTTTAGACCTGTTGTAATTATTGATGATAGTAAAGCTGTATCCATGAAACTAAAAAACTATGTAGAAAAACTGGGATATGGAGAAATTTTAATTTATGAAAATGGAAAAAATGGAATAAAAGGATGTCAAAAACTATTTTCTACAAATAAAAATCCTATAGTGCTTTTGGATATGGGGCTTCCTGATTTAGAAGGAGACGTGGTTGCTACAAAGTTATTAAAAGAAAATCTTGATCTACAAATTATTGTAATTACAGCTGATGAAAAAACCACTCAGCGAGTAAATAAGACAATTAGTTCTGGAGTATCTGCATTTATTCAAAAACCATTCACACTTGATGAAATAAAAAAAGCTATTAGTATTGCTGAATCTGAATATTCTTTATTACAACAATAA
- a CDS encoding Lrp/AsnC family transcriptional regulator: MSDDTWSDLDKVDQKIIEILNNNARTPSKEIALELKKSNHDVSDRTIRKRIERLEKSGIIKGYKAVLTDVSGINEYQTILMKLKPSKSLDSIKDSIKEFIIKLDNYLLIANMDGEWNMLVMIQVDSGKSNTAQKIVEKFSDELIDYRINVVDIKDVNILNMSLLLL, from the coding sequence ATGAGCGATGATACATGGTCAGATTTAGATAAAGTAGATCAAAAAATCATTGAAATTCTCAACAACAATGCAAGAACACCATCTAAAGAAATCGCATTAGAATTAAAAAAATCAAACCATGACGTATCAGATAGAACCATTAGAAAGAGGATAGAAAGGCTAGAAAAAAGTGGAATCATCAAAGGATACAAAGCTGTACTAACAGACGTATCAGGAATTAACGAATATCAAACCATCTTAATGAAATTAAAACCATCAAAATCACTAGACTCTATTAAAGATTCAATTAAAGAATTCATCATAAAATTAGACAACTATCTTCTTATTGCAAACATGGATGGAGAGTGGAATATGTTGGTGATGATACAAGTTGATTCTGGAAAATCAAACACCGCACAAAAAATTGTTGAGAAATTTTCCGACGAATTAATAGATTACAGAATAAATGTAGTGGATATCAAAGATGTGAATATTTTAAACATGTCCTTGTTATTGTTGTAA
- a CDS encoding YkgJ family cysteine cluster protein: protein MEFSCIQDCSQCCIEREYYPNKKFGKIGVLILPEEKERIEHLAKINGLKISVLPRIGISDSGESSPRKILAYQLMGIEPNGNTCPFLDTKTSDRSPHGGFPCKIYNKRPLACMTYPLIESEPITLDQKCKFCKEHGTADKNLNSEIESLLKIKTKMTTNAPLIWRYATGIGEESDKSQIKTGWILEE from the coding sequence ATGGAATTTAGTTGCATACAGGATTGTTCTCAATGTTGTATCGAAAGAGAATATTATCCTAATAAAAAATTTGGAAAGATTGGAGTGTTAATACTACCAGAAGAAAAAGAAAGAATAGAACATCTTGCAAAAATAAATGGATTGAAAATATCAGTTTTACCAAGAATAGGGATATCAGACTCTGGAGAATCTAGTCCAAGAAAAATATTAGCATATCAATTAATGGGGATAGAACCAAATGGGAACACATGTCCATTTTTAGATACTAAGACATCAGATAGATCACCTCATGGTGGATTTCCATGCAAAATATACAATAAACGACCTCTTGCATGTATGACTTATCCATTAATAGAATCAGAACCAATAACACTAGATCAAAAATGTAAATTTTGTAAAGAACATGGTACCGCAGATAAAAATTTGAATTCAGAAATAGAATCATTATTAAAAATTAAAACAAAAATGACAACAAATGCACCTCTCATATGGAGATACGCCACTGGGATCGGAGAAGAATCAGATAAAAGTCAAATAAAAACAGGTTGGATTCTAGAAGAATAG
- the eif1A gene encoding translation initiation factor eIF-1A, whose translation MGKRQVKNESALKEIRLPEEGEMFGRVLKMLGGENVMVKCTDGVTRRGRIRGKLKRRVWIRDNDIVIIAPWDFNEAERGDIVWRFTLPQVEWLKDNNHIAKDF comes from the coding sequence ATGGGTAAGCGCCAAGTCAAAAATGAAAGTGCATTAAAAGAAATACGTTTGCCTGAAGAAGGTGAGATGTTTGGCCGTGTTCTTAAAATGCTTGGAGGCGAAAATGTCATGGTAAAATGTACCGATGGTGTTACCAGAAGGGGTAGAATTCGAGGTAAATTGAAGCGTAGAGTTTGGATACGTGATAATGACATTGTCATAATCGCACCTTGGGATTTCAACGAGGCTGAACGGGGTGATATTGTTTGGAGATTTACCTTACCCCAAGTTGAATGGCTAAAAGATAACAATCACATTGCCAAAGACTTCTAA
- a CDS encoding cold-shock protein, with protein sequence MEQGTVKWFNRTKGFGFIERESGDDLFVHKSDVDGFINEGDKVEFVVGEGQKGPAAQKVKKTA encoded by the coding sequence ATGGAACAAGGCACCGTAAAGTGGTTCAACCGCACAAAAGGCTTTGGTTTTATCGAAAGAGAATCTGGTGACGATCTATTCGTTCACAAATCAGATGTTGATGGATTCATCAATGAAGGCGATAAAGTCGAGTTTGTAGTCGGCGAAGGTCAAAAAGGACCAGCTGCTCAAAAAGTCAAAAAAACAGCATAG
- a CDS encoding translation initiation factor IF-5A, with translation MSKPADLGSLKIGSYILLPVSDQPDGEPCRIVEYDTSKPGKHGAAKARIVGVGVFDGQKRPHVGPVSMQVHIPLIDKRVGQVISIIGETIQIMDSETFETIDVTLIDEEINGTVANGQNVEYWNVMGRIKIMRIKS, from the coding sequence ATGAGTAAGCCAGCTGATCTTGGTTCATTGAAAATAGGTTCTTACATTTTACTTCCAGTATCTGATCAACCAGATGGTGAACCTTGTAGAATTGTAGAATATGACACATCTAAACCTGGAAAACACGGTGCAGCAAAGGCCCGAATTGTAGGTGTGGGTGTATTTGATGGTCAAAAAAGACCACACGTAGGACCAGTTAGCATGCAAGTTCACATTCCGCTAATTGACAAAAGAGTAGGTCAAGTAATTTCAATAATCGGAGAAACTATTCAAATTATGGACTCGGAAACTTTTGAAACAATCGATGTCACTTTAATCGATGAGGAAATTAACGGAACTGTTGCAAACGGTCAAAATGTAGAATACTGGAATGTTATGGGTCGAATTAAAATTATGCGTATCAAAAGTTAA
- a CDS encoding CHASE domain-containing protein, with amino-acid sequence MAVSILLTIFVTFLIHTSMHDAAEEKFNAQIDATVYAIQNRIKTYEQVLGGASGLFAASDNMTREKWKRFVDEQDVRDRFPGIQGVGVSTIIYDKDNLASHIEQVRNEGFPNYTVWPEGDRKEYHPVIYLEPFDTRNQRAFGYDMYSEPTRQSAIDLARESGLPTLSGKIKLIQETETDVQSGFLIYFPIYDQEKSIQSIEDRINAFEGFVYAPFRMNDLMTNTIGETYPNIVFVIYDENEDPENILFDYAKINNIDESDIDYIFTKTLTINVDQKNWILKFNALHSLHNDVENPLIILILSVGFGLSTALFFIFRAHNKILRLTEQSAREEKMIAIGELSARLVHDIRNPLTAIISWAQLIQLALKEKPNEKITKHVDSILDSTERITFQLKTVMDFVKAKPKTIDLHSLSSLFDESIKTTPIPDEVKINVPNTDLKIECDSSQMVVVFSNLITNSVQAMNGKGNIVVNFEVKKNNLIIEFVDTGPGISKENISKIFDPLFTTKDTGIGLGLVSCKSIIEHHKGTISVKNNPTTFTINLPLKQ; translated from the coding sequence TTGGCAGTCTCAATTTTACTTACTATATTTGTAACATTTCTGATTCATACTTCTATGCATGATGCGGCTGAAGAAAAATTCAATGCACAAATCGATGCAACTGTCTATGCAATACAAAATCGTATTAAAACATATGAACAAGTTTTAGGTGGTGCAAGTGGACTTTTTGCTGCTTCAGATAATATGACTCGTGAAAAATGGAAAAGATTTGTAGATGAACAAGATGTACGTGATCGTTTTCCCGGAATCCAAGGTGTTGGTGTTTCAACAATAATCTATGATAAAGATAATCTCGCATCTCATATTGAGCAAGTTCGAAATGAAGGATTTCCAAATTATACTGTCTGGCCAGAAGGAGATCGAAAAGAATATCATCCTGTTATTTATTTGGAACCATTTGATACAAGAAATCAACGCGCCTTTGGATATGATATGTATTCTGAACCTACAAGGCAATCTGCTATTGATCTTGCACGTGAATCCGGACTACCTACTTTATCTGGAAAGATAAAACTAATTCAAGAAACAGAAACCGATGTACAATCTGGGTTTCTGATTTATTTTCCAATATATGATCAAGAAAAATCTATACAATCCATTGAAGACAGAATAAATGCATTTGAAGGATTTGTTTACGCCCCATTCCGTATGAACGATCTTATGACAAACACTATTGGCGAAACATATCCTAATATTGTTTTTGTAATCTATGATGAAAATGAAGATCCTGAAAATATTTTGTTTGATTATGCCAAAATAAATAATATTGATGAAAGTGATATTGATTATATCTTTACAAAAACATTGACAATCAATGTAGACCAAAAAAATTGGATTTTAAAATTTAATGCATTACACTCACTACATAATGATGTTGAAAATCCTTTAATCATATTGATATTATCTGTGGGATTTGGGTTGTCTACTGCTCTATTTTTTATATTTCGTGCTCACAATAAAATACTTAGACTCACGGAACAATCTGCTCGTGAAGAAAAAATGATAGCAATTGGAGAACTTTCAGCAAGATTAGTGCATGATATTCGTAATCCTTTAACAGCCATTATTTCATGGGCCCAATTAATACAATTGGCATTAAAAGAAAAACCAAATGAGAAAATTACTAAACATGTAGATTCAATTTTAGACTCTACTGAAAGAATTACATTTCAATTAAAAACTGTAATGGATTTTGTCAAAGCCAAGCCAAAAACCATAGATTTGCATTCTTTATCTTCATTATTTGACGAATCTATCAAAACAACTCCAATACCTGATGAAGTCAAGATAAATGTTCCAAACACTGATTTAAAGATTGAATGTGATTCATCACAAATGGTTGTAGTTTTTAGTAATCTAATTACTAATTCAGTTCAGGCGATGAATGGAAAAGGCAATATCGTAGTTAATTTTGAAGTCAAAAAGAATAATTTGATAATAGAATTTGTTGATACCGGACCTGGAATATCAAAAGAAAATATCTCTAAAATATTTGATCCGTTATTTACCACTAAAGACACTGGTATTGGATTGGGCTTAGTGAGCTGTAAATCCATAATTGAACATCATAAAGGAACAATTTCCGTAAAGAACAATCCTACAACATTTACAATTAACCTTCCACTAAAACAATAA
- a CDS encoding diphthine--ammonia ligase, translating to MKLASLFSGGKDSLYSVFLAKKQGYEVSCLLSVFPKSAESHLLHHPNLQWTKLQSQSMQIPQLIIESNSDETNNEITSLEKILLKSIEQYGIEGIVHGGIQSQFQKEKFENLCNKLNLESVTPLWNSNPFEYMNELISSNFRFIISSVSSGGLDDLWLGKIITKNDILILYGLSKKFGFNLNFEGGEAETFVVDCPLFSHSIDIVKSEKIWDGYRGRFEIVDARLNYNA from the coding sequence ATGAAACTTGCATCTCTTTTTTCAGGTGGAAAAGATAGCCTTTATTCTGTATTCCTGGCAAAAAAGCAAGGTTATGAAGTAAGTTGTCTATTAAGTGTATTTCCTAAATCTGCTGAAAGTCATTTATTACATCATCCTAATTTACAATGGACAAAACTCCAATCACAATCAATGCAAATTCCTCAATTAATAATAGAATCAAACTCAGATGAGACTAACAATGAAATAACATCACTAGAAAAAATTTTGCTAAAATCTATTGAACAATATGGAATTGAAGGAATAGTACACGGTGGCATACAAAGCCAATTTCAAAAAGAAAAATTTGAAAATTTATGTAATAAACTAAATCTTGAATCTGTTACCCCACTGTGGAATAGTAATCCGTTTGAATACATGAATGAATTAATCTCTTCAAATTTTCGATTCATTATTTCTAGTGTTTCATCTGGAGGGTTAGATGATTTATGGCTTGGAAAGATAATTACCAAAAATGATATATTAATTTTATATGGTCTCTCTAAAAAATTTGGTTTTAATTTAAATTTTGAAGGGGGTGAAGCAGAAACGTTTGTTGTTGACTGTCCGCTTTTTTCACATTCAATTGATATTGTTAAATCTGAAAAGATTTGGGATGGAT